From the genome of Pseudanabaena sp. BC1403, one region includes:
- a CDS encoding serine/threonine-protein kinase: protein MRLCINPNCNSQNLDTTELCQQCGCELLIDRAYAVKRLLSDKSGFGTIYEVEDANQHPKVLKILKPEFNDQPKTVELFEQEAFLLGQIDSTGLPKIDAYIHHYLPDKKKLYGIVMEKIEGMNLHDWIYSHNRLSEKMAIGWLKQIVRVLKIVHQKGYFHRDIKPSNIMLRPSGKLALIDFGTAREATYTYLAKIGSVGGVTKISSAGYTSPEQERGFAIPQSDFYSLGMTFLHLVTSTYPLNLHDSHTDIYHWRESAPQISGNFAQLLDKLIAKRPVDRPSDCDAILHSLDELDRLTKEIQTERQTQVKQQIKQAQQNRSRIWIGLTIAIMGLIGYAIAVFSRILPSPIPLPPQIIKPK, encoded by the coding sequence ATGCGACTTTGTATCAATCCAAACTGCAATAGCCAAAATCTAGACACCACAGAGTTATGCCAACAATGTGGATGCGAATTACTCATCGATCGTGCTTATGCTGTCAAGAGATTACTCAGCGATAAAAGTGGATTTGGGACAATCTACGAAGTTGAAGATGCCAATCAGCATCCTAAGGTACTTAAAATCCTCAAACCTGAATTTAACGATCAGCCGAAAACCGTCGAGCTTTTTGAACAAGAAGCTTTTTTGTTAGGGCAAATTGATTCCACAGGATTACCCAAAATTGATGCTTATATCCATCATTATTTACCAGACAAAAAAAAGCTATACGGCATTGTTATGGAAAAAATTGAAGGAATGAATCTCCATGATTGGATCTATAGCCATAATCGACTCTCAGAGAAAATGGCGATCGGATGGTTGAAGCAAATCGTACGAGTATTGAAAATTGTGCATCAAAAGGGCTATTTCCATCGCGATATCAAGCCTTCAAATATTATGCTCAGACCATCGGGCAAGCTTGCTCTGATTGACTTTGGCACTGCAAGGGAAGCAACCTATACCTATCTAGCTAAAATCGGTAGTGTCGGCGGTGTCACAAAAATCTCTTCTGCTGGTTATACCTCTCCAGAGCAAGAACGTGGTTTTGCGATTCCTCAGTCTGATTTCTATTCTTTAGGTATGACTTTTTTACATTTAGTTACTAGTACTTATCCTCTCAATCTGCATGATTCACATACAGATATATACCATTGGCGCGAATCGGCTCCACAGATTTCCGGTAATTTTGCTCAGCTATTAGACAAACTGATTGCAAAAAGACCAGTTGATCGCCCATCTGATTGTGATGCAATTTTGCATAGCCTCGATGAGCTCGATCGGCTAACCAAAGAGATCCAAACTGAGCGCCAGACTCAGGTAAAACAGCAGATAAAGCAAGCGCAGCAAAACCGCAGTCGCATTTGGATCGGTTTAACGATCGCTATTATGGGATTGATAGGATATGCGATCGCTGTTTTTAGTCGAATTCTTCCTTCACCTATCCCTTTGCCACCGCAAATTATTAAGCCAAAATGA
- a CDS encoding DUF6464 family protein encodes MEILSVPTEVCTLYPESTLGKIYLDWIPQPGDHIDLEGKTYTILERRHRYQFRRGKYNLFRVLVYVQPAPENLERSLSNGRWVIGDSNCRYNAGSEMIRCAVNPNGPCQGCRFWEA; translated from the coding sequence ATGGAAATATTGTCAGTGCCGACAGAGGTTTGTACTCTTTATCCTGAAAGCACTTTGGGCAAAATATACCTAGATTGGATTCCCCAGCCTGGTGATCATATTGATTTAGAAGGTAAAACCTACACGATCTTAGAACGCCGCCATCGATATCAGTTTCGTAGGGGTAAATACAACTTATTTAGAGTTTTAGTCTATGTCCAACCTGCACCAGAAAATTTGGAGAGAAGTCTGAGCAATGGGCGTTGGGTGATTGGAGATAGTAATTGTCGATATAACGCTGGCTCAGAAATGATTCGCTGTGCGGTAAATCCTAACGGCCCATGTCAAGGTTGTCGCTTTTGGGAAGCATAA
- the ppc gene encoding phosphoenolpyruvate carboxylase — protein MSSPAALSASLVQIVNLESDLRAANSRLRYRLKLVEDLWESVLLRESGQELVDLLRQLRAMCSPEGQAPEYPAQEVLKVVESLDLQQATTAARAFALFFQLINIVEQDHEQEQTSIHRISPINSEAEYPVGTFRWLFPELKKLNVPPRQIQKVLNNLDISLVFTAHPTEIVRHTIREKQRTIAKMLKELDRLIGVKGDEIAPQAIALSWEATALQEQIAEEIRLWWRTDELNQIKPTVLDEADYTLHYFEEVLFDAIPVLYDRIASAISATFPKLTLPRYSFCNFGSWVGSDRDGNPYVTPEVTWQTACYQRNLVLNKYIKSVERLSRLLSLSQSLSDVSQELLDSLGDDQIYLPEIYEKYSLKFRQEPYRLKLAYVRERLVRTRDRNQQLRHSGWQASEMELSTKGQEHQLYNHVSEFLAELKLVQASLVETKLNPKPLENLIRQVDVYGFHLAHLDIRQESTQHSNTIAEIAEALQLLDKSYDELTEVEKVTWLTQELKTRRPMIPAKLNFSAKTNEIIETFRMVAKVQQEFSVAICNNYVISMNRSVSDILEVLLLAKEAGLYDPATGMGSLSIAPLFETVEDLRSAPPIMTELFELPLYRAYLECHTHLQEVMLGYSDSNKDSGFLSSNWEIYKAQRALQDVCQKYQVDLRMFHGRGGSVGRGGGPTYEAILAQPGRSIEGRIKITEQGEVLASKYSLPEIALYNLETIAAAVIQAALLPSSTDTLDCWLDTMEEISVRSRQVYRHLIYEQPNLVEFFHQVTPIEEISQLQISSRPARRAGKRDLGSLRAIPWVFSWTQSRFLLPSWYGIGAALEEFLQQNPEGHLSLLQYFYSKWPFFKTAISRVEMTLAKTDLQIAHHYMRELTKEGHEEAFTDIFAEIQEEYQRTRKVIQAITGQKQILDSDRDLQRSVQLRNGSIVPLGFIQASLLKRLRQHRPDTVDLRSRYSKNELLRGALLTINGIAAGMRNTG, from the coding sequence ATGAGTTCCCCAGCAGCACTGTCAGCGTCATTAGTACAGATAGTTAATTTAGAGAGCGATCTGCGTGCCGCCAATTCCCGTCTACGATATCGTCTCAAACTCGTAGAGGATCTGTGGGAATCAGTCCTATTAAGAGAAAGCGGTCAAGAATTAGTCGATTTATTGCGACAATTACGGGCTATGTGTTCGCCAGAAGGACAAGCGCCTGAATATCCTGCCCAAGAAGTCTTAAAAGTAGTCGAAAGCTTGGATTTACAGCAAGCAACTACAGCTGCTCGTGCATTTGCTTTGTTTTTTCAACTAATTAATATTGTTGAGCAAGATCATGAGCAAGAGCAAACTAGCATCCATCGGATCAGCCCGATCAATAGCGAAGCCGAATACCCTGTCGGTACATTTCGTTGGCTCTTTCCTGAACTCAAAAAGCTAAATGTGCCACCAAGACAAATCCAGAAAGTCCTAAATAATCTTGATATCAGTCTCGTATTTACCGCCCACCCTACCGAAATTGTGAGGCATACAATTCGGGAGAAGCAGCGCACGATCGCGAAGATGCTCAAGGAACTCGATCGACTCATTGGGGTTAAGGGTGATGAAATCGCACCACAGGCGATCGCCTTAAGCTGGGAAGCCACAGCACTTCAAGAGCAGATAGCTGAAGAAATTCGACTCTGGTGGCGTACTGATGAGTTAAATCAAATCAAGCCCACAGTTTTAGACGAAGCTGACTATACATTGCACTATTTTGAAGAAGTCTTATTTGATGCGATCCCCGTACTTTATGATCGCATTGCTTCGGCTATTTCGGCTACTTTCCCTAAGTTAACTCTACCGCGCTACAGTTTTTGTAACTTTGGCTCATGGGTGGGTAGCGATCGTGATGGTAACCCCTATGTCACTCCCGAAGTAACATGGCAAACCGCCTGCTACCAGAGAAATCTCGTCCTTAACAAATATATTAAATCCGTTGAGCGCCTTAGTCGCCTGCTGTCACTATCGCAAAGTCTCAGTGATGTGTCCCAAGAATTGCTCGACTCCCTTGGGGACGATCAAATTTATTTACCTGAAATTTACGAAAAATATTCGCTCAAATTCCGCCAAGAGCCTTATCGCCTCAAGCTAGCCTATGTACGCGAGCGTCTCGTCCGTACTCGCGATCGCAACCAACAATTGCGCCATAGCGGTTGGCAAGCTTCAGAAATGGAGCTATCTACCAAAGGTCAAGAACATCAGCTCTACAACCATGTTTCGGAATTTTTGGCAGAGTTAAAACTAGTTCAAGCAAGTTTAGTCGAGACAAAACTCAATCCCAAGCCTCTTGAAAACCTGATTCGGCAAGTTGATGTCTATGGGTTTCATCTTGCCCACCTTGATATTCGACAAGAGAGCACCCAACATAGCAACACGATCGCAGAAATTGCCGAAGCACTTCAGCTTTTGGACAAGTCATATGACGAACTCACTGAAGTCGAAAAGGTGACATGGTTAACCCAAGAACTCAAAACTCGTCGCCCGATGATTCCCGCCAAGTTAAACTTTAGTGCCAAAACTAACGAAATTATTGAGACATTTCGGATGGTTGCCAAAGTTCAACAAGAATTTTCAGTCGCTATTTGCAACAACTACGTGATCAGTATGAACCGTAGTGTCAGCGATATTCTCGAAGTATTGTTGCTGGCTAAAGAGGCAGGACTTTACGATCCTGCAACAGGTATGGGTTCGCTCAGCATCGCACCTTTGTTTGAGACAGTCGAGGATTTACGCAGCGCTCCGCCCATTATGACCGAGTTATTTGAGCTGCCTCTTTACCGTGCTTATCTAGAATGCCACACACATCTGCAAGAGGTAATGCTTGGATACTCAGATAGCAACAAAGATTCAGGCTTTTTAAGCAGCAACTGGGAAATTTATAAGGCGCAACGTGCGCTTCAAGATGTTTGCCAAAAATATCAAGTCGATCTCCGCATGTTTCATGGTCGTGGTGGCTCGGTCGGACGTGGCGGCGGGCCCACCTATGAAGCGATCTTGGCTCAACCAGGACGCAGTATCGAAGGAAGAATCAAGATCACTGAGCAAGGTGAAGTACTTGCCTCAAAATATTCTTTGCCCGAAATAGCTCTTTATAATCTAGAGACGATTGCAGCGGCAGTCATCCAAGCGGCTTTATTACCTAGCAGTACTGACACTCTTGACTGCTGGCTGGATACGATGGAAGAAATTTCGGTGCGATCGCGCCAAGTTTATCGCCATCTTATTTACGAGCAACCTAATCTCGTTGAATTTTTTCATCAGGTCACACCGATCGAAGAAATCAGCCAGCTTCAAATTAGCTCACGTCCTGCAAGGCGTGCAGGCAAGAGAGACTTAGGCAGTTTAAGGGCGATTCCTTGGGTGTTTAGTTGGACGCAGAGCCGATTTTTACTGCCATCTTGGTATGGCATCGGAGCAGCCCTTGAGGAGTTTCTCCAACAAAATCCTGAGGGTCATTTATCACTGTTGCAATATTTTTATAGCAAATGGCCGTTCTTTAAAACCGCAATTTCGCGAGTCGAGATGACGCTTGCTAAAACTGATTTGCAGATCGCGCATCATTATATGCGTGAGCTTACCAAAGAAGGGCATGAAGAAGCCTTTACAGACATATTTGCGGAAATACAAGAGGAATATCAACGCACTCGGAAGGTCATCCAAGCAATTACAGGACAAAAGCAAATTCTTGATAGCGATCGCGATCTGCAACGGTCTGTACAGTTGCGTAATGGCTCGATCGTGCCGCTTGGTTTTATCCAAGCATCTTTGCTCAAGCGCTTACGCCAACATCGTCCTGATACAGTAGATTTGCGATCGCGTTACTCTAAGAACGAACTCTTACGCGGTGCACTACTCACTATCAATGGCATCGCCGCAGGTATGAGAAATACAGGTTAA
- a CDS encoding peptidoglycan recognition family protein, which produces MQVKRLVAIAFFFLTLVIFILLAEPAKTKIIADAKFTETRPSIPQKTTQRIAQNINFSPEINQFAPVKGCENQPPANPPEPSLPAALTSTPITLERFRKPLPASTANLTSSQKGITYNPREIVALAASSNYGERYLKDLSGQPANNPPIIVLHETVGSANSVINFFQEFHTDEDNQASYHALIALDGSIIYFVPPDKRAFGAGNSVFVSSVGKEAIQTNPRYPSSVNNFAYHISLETPTDGMHDGYTHSGYTEPQYQSLAWLVAKTDVPLERITTHRIVDRSGSRIDPRSFNFSLFQKQLSEYPRTKEISIGCPSTP; this is translated from the coding sequence ATGCAAGTTAAACGATTAGTAGCGATCGCCTTCTTTTTTCTAACATTGGTGATATTTATTCTCTTAGCAGAACCAGCTAAAACAAAGATAATCGCTGATGCCAAGTTTACGGAAACTCGCCCAAGTATCCCTCAAAAAACTACGCAAAGAATTGCCCAAAACATCAACTTTTCTCCAGAAATCAATCAATTTGCGCCCGTGAAAGGTTGTGAGAACCAACCACCAGCAAATCCACCTGAGCCGTCATTACCCGCCGCACTCACCTCTACTCCCATCACCCTAGAGCGCTTTCGGAAACCTTTACCAGCCTCTACAGCAAATCTTACTTCTTCTCAGAAAGGAATTACCTATAACCCTAGAGAAATAGTTGCTTTGGCAGCATCTTCTAACTATGGAGAGCGCTATCTTAAAGATCTATCGGGTCAACCTGCTAATAATCCGCCGATTATTGTTCTTCATGAAACGGTAGGCTCTGCTAATAGTGTCATTAATTTTTTTCAGGAATTCCATACTGACGAGGATAATCAAGCTAGCTATCACGCATTAATTGCACTGGATGGCAGCATTATTTACTTTGTACCACCAGATAAACGCGCCTTTGGTGCAGGGAATTCTGTTTTTGTAAGTTCTGTAGGAAAAGAAGCAATCCAAACTAATCCTCGATATCCAAGTTCTGTAAATAACTTTGCCTATCATATTTCTCTAGAAACGCCTACAGATGGAATGCATGATGGTTATACCCATAGTGGATATACAGAACCTCAATATCAATCTCTAGCATGGTTAGTCGCAAAAACTGATGTGCCCTTAGAGCGAATTACTACTCACAGAATTGTCGATCGCTCAGGCTCACGTATCGATCCTCGCAGTTTCAATTTTAGTCTTTTCCAAAAGCAGCTAAGTGAATATCCTAGAACTAAGGAAATCTCTATTGGCTGTCCATCAACACCATAG
- a CDS encoding outer membrane beta-barrel protein codes for MKSLTKISLGIAIATSVLTSFSAIASAEEVTLPGSYVGAGISLQSFATNPSVVGANLAGRYKFDGVPISARSSVLFGNGGTSVVPTVSYDLPVGDRANVYLGAGASFKVGGNGSLTGDQTAFALQPGVEVSINKRVLLYSNAVIPFNGQSNGSAGTSLQAGVGVQF; via the coding sequence ATGAAATCTCTTACAAAAATCTCTTTAGGTATTGCGATCGCTACTTCTGTTCTTACCTCTTTTAGTGCGATCGCCTCAGCCGAAGAAGTAACATTACCTGGTAGCTATGTTGGAGCTGGGATTTCACTCCAAAGCTTTGCCACAAATCCTTCTGTAGTTGGCGCAAACTTAGCGGGTCGCTATAAGTTTGATGGCGTGCCAATTTCTGCTAGAAGTTCTGTTCTCTTTGGTAATGGTGGTACTTCCGTTGTTCCTACTGTTTCCTATGACTTACCAGTGGGCGATCGCGCTAATGTTTATCTTGGGGCTGGTGCATCGTTTAAAGTTGGCGGGAATGGCAGCTTAACAGGCGATCAAACTGCTTTCGCTTTGCAACCTGGGGTAGAAGTTAGCATTAACAAGCGCGTTCTACTTTACAGCAACGCTGTAATTCCATTTAATGGTCAGAGTAATGGCTCAGCAGGCACTTCGCTCCAAGCAGGTGTAGGCGTTCAATTCTAA
- a CDS encoding Gfo/Idh/MocA family protein — MSPNRNFHDPIRVGVIGIGNMGQHHARVLSLLKDAELIGVSDVSVERGRDTASKHRVLFFEDYHDLLPLVDAVCIAVPTRLHYDVGTTCLKAGVHVLIEKPIAATIEEAESLVKTASDYNRILQVGHIERFNPAFQELSKVLKHETILAIEADRMSPYSQRANDVSVVFDLMIHDIDIILELVASPIVRVSAHGNRVSPESEYLDYVTATIGFENGVIATLTSSKVTHRKKRKITAHCTNSLTESDFLNNEILIYRQTTANWTTDYGQVLYRQDGFIEKVHTSNIEPLHAELEHFVNCVRDTQQPSVGGDQALKTLRLASLIEQTALDGQVWRSCDLELREIAIAGSY, encoded by the coding sequence ATGAGCCCCAATCGTAATTTCCACGATCCCATCAGGGTTGGTGTTATAGGTATCGGTAATATGGGGCAGCATCATGCAAGGGTGCTCAGCTTACTTAAAGATGCGGAACTTATTGGCGTTTCTGACGTAAGCGTAGAACGTGGACGTGATACTGCTAGCAAACATCGTGTACTTTTTTTTGAGGATTACCACGACCTTTTACCACTGGTCGATGCAGTTTGTATCGCAGTGCCCACAAGGTTACATTATGATGTCGGCACAACTTGCCTCAAAGCGGGAGTTCATGTCCTCATCGAAAAGCCGATCGCTGCCACAATTGAAGAAGCTGAATCCCTAGTTAAAACTGCCTCTGACTACAATCGAATTCTCCAAGTCGGGCATATCGAAAGGTTTAATCCTGCATTTCAAGAGCTGAGTAAAGTTTTAAAGCATGAGACAATTTTGGCGATCGAAGCCGATCGCATGAGTCCCTATTCGCAAAGGGCTAATGATGTATCGGTCGTATTTGATCTAATGATCCACGACATAGACATCATTCTGGAGTTAGTTGCTTCGCCAATCGTGCGTGTTTCTGCTCATGGCAATCGTGTATCTCCTGAGTCTGAATACCTTGACTATGTGACTGCAACTATTGGTTTTGAGAATGGTGTAATTGCGACTCTAACGTCTAGCAAGGTTACACATCGTAAGAAACGTAAAATTACGGCTCATTGCACAAATTCACTGACTGAGTCTGATTTTCTAAATAACGAAATTTTGATTTATCGCCAAACTACGGCTAACTGGACAACTGATTATGGTCAAGTCCTCTATCGTCAAGATGGCTTTATCGAAAAAGTTCACACCAGCAATATCGAGCCGCTTCATGCTGAGCTAGAGCATTTTGTGAATTGTGTCCGCGATACGCAACAGCCATCAGTTGGTGGCGATCAGGCTCTAAAGACCTTGCGTCTTGCCAGTCTGATCGAGCAAACGGCTCTTGATGGTCAAGTTTGGCGTAGTTGTGATTTAGAGCTACGTGAAATTGCCATAGCAGGAAGTTATTAA